GCGGCTGCGGTCTCGACGTTGCGGGTGAGGGTTCCTGCGAACATGGGATAGTTCCTTTTGGATTGGCCGGTGCCTGACGTTCTTGCCAGCGCATCCGGGATTGCTTTCTCGACCCCTTGAGGGATCACAAACCAGAAAGCCTGCTTTCCTTTCAGCCCGCCCACGGGTCAGAGCTGCCGTCCGAGCGGGAATGCCCCGCCCCTCCGGGTGCTACGCCCCTCCCCTGCCCGTCTGGTCTTGATTGGCGGCCCGAATTTTCCGAGCCGCCCTCCGGTCGCGCGATGAAGAACTCTGCCTCTTTTCCGTTCAACCCGTGCCCGCCCCGGTCGGTCAGACCGATGCAGCTACCATTCGGCACATAGGTGATGAGGTATTGACCGAGCCGGTCCTTGTGGACAACGTAGCCGGCATTGGCCCAATGCACGGTCTGGCAGGCATCGACGGCGGCCTTGATTTCATCGAGTGTCATGCGAACCTCCTTACGAAGAATGGTGGGTAAACGCCGGAAGAAGCCCGATCTTCCAACCGGGCTTCTGTGCGGCATTCATTTGGCGAAGAGCCGGGACCTATCAGGCGCTTTGCGTGGTTGGCGTTGCGCGCGCCGCCATCCAATCCTTCAGGCCAAGAACCGTTCTGCCGTCGGCGACCTCGGTGGCCCAGGCAACCCTTGGGTCGCCGCAGGGCTCATTGCCGACATGCCGGTCGATATGACCATTGGCCATCCATGGCTCGGGCTGGATCCGGCGCAGCCAGTCCGCCATACTCGGGATACGGCCCTGACAGTCTTCTCGAACATGCTGCTCGCCGATCCAACGCACGGGGATCTCTCGACCCGCGCTATTGGTCAGGGTCAGACCGAAGACACGTTCAGCCTCGAACAGGCCTTGGGCATGGTGGCGCAAGGCTCTGTGCGTGAAGAGCGCAAGGTGCTCTTTCGAGGCATCGAACCAGTCGTGCACAGCCTGATAGTCAGACGGCACCCCGCCGAATTTTCGGGCCGAGCTTTCGGCATGATGAAGCGGATGCGCCATCTCAAAGCCCCTCGTCATAGCTGTGAGAACATTCGACATAGCGATCCGCATGATCGAGCGTGATGCTGTCGGCGGTGATGTCCCAGGTCAGCGTGCCGTAGCCGCCCTCGTTGTTCTCAAACCCCGGGTGATGGTGATAGGCGAGCGACCAGGCGAAATCGCCCACGGCGGTGACAAGCGCTTCCGGCAGTTTGACCTCCGCAGGCTGCACATTCACGTCCTCGACATTGCCAGAGTCGCCATAGCCTTCGTATTCGGCGGTGACCTCGCTGATGCCAAGCGCACGTAGTTGTGCGATCAGCTCCGCTCGGGATGCCTTCAGGGTGGTTTCGCGCTCGGCGCGCCACTGAGCCGCCATTGCGGCATAGTCGATCTGGGGATTGGTCATGGGTCTGTCCTCTTGTCTGAATTTGGGGCGCGCGCAGGCGTGCCATTGGCCTGCCCGCGCGCCCGGAACGCGCAGACCGGTCAAATCCCGATCCGCGACGCCCCACCCAAAGCCTGCTTTGGCTTTTCAGGCGGCTTGGTCTGCCGCCTTGCTGGTTCCCTGCCCCACGATCCGTGCCAGAATGCCCAATGTATCGACCCCTTCCTCATGCGGCAGGAACACCCGCAGCTGGAAGGCGATGATCTCGGTGAAGCAGCCGAGGGCTTTGAGGCCATCAATCATGCCCCGATCCGCACCACCAAGCTCGAGGCGCATCTCGCCAGCGACCCGGCGGCGGGTCAGGGTCAGGCCGCGGCCCAGATCGACAGGCGCGGTGGTTCCGAGGGCTGCGGTCAGCATCTCCTGCGGCGTTTGCGGGTCGGAGACGAGGAAGCGGGCGCGCAGCGCGGCCGCCCCGTCCTCGCTCAGCGTCCGCCCGATCATGGCCGTCGCCCCGTCGGGCGTGACCCGGTAGATGCGCTCATTGGTGGTCGGAATGTCCTTCCAGATCGGCAGCAGGAGACCGGTCAGCAGATAGAGCTTGGTTGTGGTGGTCTTCGGCAGGGCAGCCGCCTCTTCATCCCAGAGCCGAATGAACTCAGACTTGCCGATCTCTTCCCAGGCCGAGGACTCGAAGCGCATCTCCTCAAGGTAGCTCGACCCGTTGGGCCGTACCGCCTTGCGCATCAGCGTCACGATATCCTCGTCATACATCTGCATGGGGCGGGCCGAAATGAGCGCGGCGCGGCCGGAGGCGCGATTCACCATCGTGGTCTTGTCCAGATTGCGCGATATGGCCTCTTCGGCCCCAAGAACGTGGACCGGGTCGGTGACTTCCAGTCCGATGATCCGCGTCACGGCGCCGGATTTCGGGCAGGTCCAGAGATCCTCTGTGGAGACCTGTTCGATCTTTTCGCCGCGCAGGGTTTCCACGCCGAGATCGAGCATGCCTGCCGCGCGCGCCCGTTCCGTCTGATCAGCGATCCGGCGCATGAATTCGGCAAAGAGCGCGTTCTGCATGTGGATGGGAAGGGCAAGCACCCGATTGAGAAACCGCTGGATCGGGGGAAGCTCTTCGAGCAGCACACCGTCCTTGTCGATCAGCCGCAGGGCCGTCCAGTCGGTGAAGCTCTCGTAGCTCATCGCCTCGGCGCGCCCAGCGGCAAGATCGGCGAAATACCCACGCAGCGCCGCCCGCGCGATCGGGCTTTCGAGATTGTCCTCCTCCCGGAACATGCCCTGCGAGCCGGTCTCGCGCTGGCCTTTGGTGAGGGCCCCAAGCTGATTGAGGCGTTTCGCGATCGTCGAGGTGAAGCGCTTCTCGCCATGCACATCTGAGGTGCAGACCCGGAAGAACGGCGCGCTGACCTGAGCCGAGCGATGCGTGCGACCAAGCCCTGGATGGCCGCATCGGCGCGCCAGCCGGGCTCCAGCAGGTAGTGCCGCCGCCGTTTCTGGTTCTTCGCCGTTTGGGCCGCGTGATAGGACCGGCCCGTCCCGCCCGCATCGGAGAAGATCAGGATATCCTTTTCGCCGTCCATGAAGGCTTGGGTTTCGGAGGAATTGCTGCTGGCGGCGCGCTTCTCGATGAAGAGATGGCCGTCCTCGGCCTTGAGGGGCCGGATAGATCGGCCTGTGACTTCTGCCACGGCCTCGTCGCCAAAGGCCCAGAGGATCTGGTCGAGCGCCGAGGGGATCGGGGCCAGCGTCATCAAATCCATCATGGCCGCGTCACGAAGGGCAAGCGCCTCGCGCGAGACGACCAGCGCGCCGGTCTCGTCCCTGAGCGGCTCGGCCACCATAGTGCCGTCGATCTCGACCAGCTTTTGCGCGTGGATCGGGAAAGCCTGTTCGAGGTAGCCCAGAACATAATCGCGCTGCGTCAAGGCACCCTCGACCAGCTCGTCTTCCGGGTCCGTCGTTTCAAGCCGGCGTTTCAGCAGGCTCTCGCCTGTCGAGACGACCTGGATGACGCAAGCCTTGCCTGCGGCCAGATCTTCCTCGATGGCGCGGATGATGGTCGGGGCCTTCATGCCCATCAGGAGATGGTTGAAGAAGCGCTGCTTCGTGCTTTCAAAGCGGGACTTGGCCGAAGCGCGTGCGGCAGAGGCATTGGTCTCCCCCGAGGCATCGTTGACACCGGTCGCCGTCAGCGCCGCCTCGAGATTGTGGTGGATCGTCCGAAACGCGCCCGCATAGGCGTCGTAGACCTCGATCTGGGCCGGGGTGAGCGCGTGTTCGAGAACGTCATATTCCACGCCATCGAAGCTTAGGGCACGGGCCGTATAGAGGCCGAGCGTCTTGAGATCGCGCGCGACCACCTCCATGGCGGCAACGCCGCCGGCTTCCATTGCCGAGACGAAGCTCTCGCGGCTCGGGAAGGGGTATTCCGGCCCCTGCCCCCAAAGCCCAAGCCGCGCGGCATAGGCCAGGTTATGCACGCTCGTGGCACCCGTAGCCGAGATGTAGAAGACGCGGGCGCGCGGGGCGGCCAGTTGCAGACGAAGGCCTGCGAGGCCCTGCTGCGAGGGTTTGACCCCCCTGCCCTGCTCTGACCCGGCCGCGTTCTGCATGGCGTGAGCCTCGTCGAAGGCCAGCACGCCGTCGAAGTCGTCGCCCATCCAGTCGAGGATCTGGCTCAGCCGCGTGGTGCCGCATTTGCCCGCGGACCGCAGCGTGGCGTAGGTGACGAAGAGGATCCCGTCACCCATCGGGACGGGCTGGTCCGGTTTCCATTTGGAAAGCGGCTGGATGTCGGCTGGCGAGCCGCCAAGATCGGTCCAGTCGCGGATCGCGTCCTCGATAAGCGTGGCGGATTTGGAGACCCAGATCGCTTTCCTGCGTCCGGCCAGCCAGTTCACGAGAATGAGCCCCGCGCATTCGCGCCCCTTGCCGCAACCGGTGCCATCTCCGAGGAAATACCCGAGGCGATAGTGACACGCATACGGGTCATCATCGGCACGCGTCAGCTTTGTCTGGTCGTCATCGATCGTGAACCGGCCTGGCAAATCACGCCCATGGGCATCATGCGCCATGATGATGGTTTCCAGCTGTGCCTCTGAGAGATGTCCCTCCTCGATCAGCCTGGCGGGCAGACGCAAGTCATCACTGCCCGTGTTTGAGGGCATGGGCGGGGCAACCGAGGCCATGGCGATGCTTTCGACGAGCGGCGTGGGATGTTCTTGCGCACCCGCGATCTCGATCCGCTGCGGACGGTAGCGCGCATAGATGTCCGAGACGGGCGTGTTGTCGCGCGGGGCCTCAAGGCTTGTGAAAGTGAGCGGTATGGCGGCGTTGGTCTGAGCGTTGGACGCCGCAACTTTGGCAACTGGGCGCTTGCGCGTGACAAGTAGTGGACCGACCGATCGCGCATGAGGGTTTGTCGCCGCCCGTTGGACGGGGCGCGTCTCAGGCCGGTTTGCGGCCACGGTGTCAACAAAAGGAAGGGCTTCCTCCAGATCCTGAACCGCGGCGCGGATCATCTCGCCGTCCTCCTGCACCTTGTCGAAGACCATCAGCTGGGTTTCCACAGTTGTGCCGAGCTTGCGGTAGACCTGCCCCGGTATTGTGAGTGCCAAGCGCGGCGTAAGGAGGCCGCAGGCGCGTGCCCAATGCGCGGCATCGCGTTCGGGAGTGAATCCCGGCAGCATGATCGCCACCAGCCGCCCGCCGGGTGCCAGGCGCTTGGCAGCCCCGATGAGATGTTTGGCGGCGATGTGTTTGTCCCGGGCGCGATCGACCGAGGAGGCGAAGGGCGGGTTCATCACCACGATGTCGGGCAGAACCGGCGTCTGCAGCAGATCGTCGATATGCTCGCCGTCATGGCCCGTCACCTCGCCGCCGAAGAGGGCCCGCAGGAGGCGCTGGCGAAAGGGGTCGATCTCGTTGAGCAAAAGCGTGGCACCGGCCCGGGCGGCGAAAGCAGCAAGGGCACTTGTGCCAGCCGACGGCTCCAGAACGGTCTCGCCTTTGCGGATCGCTGCGGCCCGCACGACAAGGGCTGCGTATGGCAGCGGCGTGGAAAACTGCTGCAGCCGGATCTGCTGCTCCGAGCGGCGCGTTTCCGTCAGGAGCCGTGAGGCAAGCAGCTTTGCCGCGGCGATGTCACCTGCCGCGCCGTCCCCACGCAGCAGCATTTGGACGGCAGCGGCCTGCATCAGGTCATAGGCCATGCGCCAGTCCCAGGCACCGCCGGCATCGCTGCCATGAAACGTCTCGCGCATGATGCGCGCCAGCGCTGAGCTACGCAGGGGTTGGTGGTCGATCTGCGCGCCGATCTGCGCGAGGGCAGAGACGAGATCAGCGCCGGAATCGACGGGAGCGTGATGCGTTGAGCAAGGCTTGGCCATGGGATTTTTCCTTTGGATGAGGGTCTGAATTCCAAAGGACAAAAAGCCAGCTTTCCCCTTTTGGGGTTAAGGATCTGAAATCAAGAACCGGAGCGGGGCAGGACTGCCAATGCGATCAGACGTCATCGGTCTTTGCGGCAAGGTCACGGAGCCAAGCAGAAAACGCGGCTTCACTCACCTGATCGGCGGCAAGGTCCTCCATCATCCGGACACCCTTCCCGGGATCGGGCCGCAGATTTACGCCATTGAGCCGCAAGAACGCAAAAGCGGCCACGAATGCTGTTCGCTTGTTGCCATCGACAAAGGCATGCGCTTTGGCAAGACCATAGGCATAAGCTGCCGCAATCGCGAACACATCCACGTCCTCATAGGACGCGCGGTTCATTGCCCGTGTGCATCCCATTTCCAAAAGGGCCGGATCGCGGGTGCCTGGCGCACCGCCGTGGCGCGCGATCTGGCGATCATGGACGACGTACGAAGCGGCCAGCGGAATCCAGACCCAATCGCTCATGCAAGTGCTTGGAGCAGATCGCGGTTCTCATCCATGACGATCTCGGCGGCGGCAAGCGCGGCCTGAAGTTCCGGGTTTTCCGTCATCAGCTTCAGCCCGCCATCATCCGTGCGCACGGCATAGAGGGTATCCCCCTCCTTGGCATCCAGGAGCGCGAGCATCTCTGTGCTGAGTGTCATGACGGCGGAATTGCCGACCTTGCGGATTTTGGCTTCGATCATGGCAGGGCCCGTATGGTTATACGTATGTATATACGAGACCTCTGCGCTAGGTCAAGTTTGCTCCTGGCGCTTTTCGTCAATCAACGTCTGCAACTGATGCAACGCGTGGGCGTGCGATATCGGCGGGCGCGGATCTTTGAGCGCTTCCTGCACCCTGGATCGAAACCAGGCATCGTGGGATTTCGTTTCAGCGGTCACGGAAATGGTCGTCGAGCCCCCTATCCAGAAGCTCGCCTAGGTAACTCGGCATATCGGCAACGCTCAGAGCGACCTGAGACCGGCGGTCGGGGATTGGACCCTGGACCCGTCGACTTTGTCGCAGGCCTGTTTGCGATCTGAAGGCTGTTTCAACTCGGGTCCCCTATTGACGCGATGATCGAACGTTACAGCAAAGTTTCCCGAACGATAAGAGCCTTGAAATCTCTATCTCTTTCATCGCCTCAAGCCACCCCTCGACATAGGCGGCGCTCTGGTCGAATTCAGGTTCCACCCCGATTTGCGCGCAAAGCATGCAGTTTCCGATTTCCGCGACTTATCCTGACAGTCAATCCAAGAAAGCTATCATTTCTGCTTGTCACATTGCTTGATCAGCCATTTGTGCAAGGCGGGGGCTTGGTCGGGTTTGGTTCTGAAATCCGCCGCCTGTTCGAGGAGCGCGCGCATGGCTTTGCCGTCTTTGCCGAGGGATTTGTTAGGCCAGTGGGGTTTGTGCGCTTCCCATGCTGTCAGATAGCCGTCAGCCCAGATGGAAAACAGGACCGGGTCCGCCGGGAACAGCACCTCTGCCGGAGCACCGTCTCGCAGCAAGGACAGACGGTGATTGTAGGCTATTACGATCAGGTCGAGGAGTTTTTGCAAGTCCGCATCGGAGGCGAGATCGTCTGCCACTACATTGAAAATCGTGACGATCCACTCGGAGGGTTTGATGAACTTGGGCGCGGTGCAAAGACCTGTCAAAAAGCCTTCCATCCAGGGGGTGTGATCTTGGCTGGACGCAGAAGTTTATCCAGCGCCTTTTGTTCCTTTGTGCCGAACGGTGCGACCTCGGCGTAGGTTCCCGGGGCCGCGCGTTCTTCGGTGACCTCAAGACCGCCGAACGGCATCGGCGGCGCGTCCTGATGGACCCACGCCTCAAAGCTCATGGCGTGCACGAAATGCATGATCGGGGCCTTCTTCAGGTCGCGGCCCTCGGACATGGCCTGGGCCACGGCGACAAGCTCAGGCGTTATGGGGTTCTTTGCAGCCGCCAGCAAGGCGGCATTGCGGGCAAAGATCATGGCCCAAAAGTTGCGGCGGGTCTCCAGATGCTGCCAAAGCTTGCGGGTCATGGCATTTTGAGTCGTTGCACTTTCAATGGCATCTGACGATGCGTCGCTGTCCTCGAACCAGCTGTCCGAGATCGGGAAGTGATCAGGCCAATGCTCACTCGCCATGATCAGGCTGCCCCGTGCGCGGACGGAGAGAGTGGAGACGGCGCCTTCGGGGTCAGCAATGGCCGCGATGTCTGCAATATCTGCCGATCGCGGGCGCAGATCGGCAAAACCTGCGGTCTCGACGACATCGAGCAGACCCGCCGCGGGCATTGTCCCATTTGCTTGCCCGTCCGCAAGCGCCCAAGACAGAGCGGTGAACGCATAATCTGCTGTTGCCTCCAAGGCGCCGGACTCATTTGCAATCTGCGCGATCATCTGTTTTTGCTCGGTGGCGCTGGTGCACGGAAGCACAAAAGCGTCTTTCACGCCAAACCCCTGTTTGAGCAGCACCACCGCCAAAGCACGTCGGCCACCCGATTGAATGGCCATGGAGAGGCTCTGCGCACCGCTGCCATCGACCATCGAGGATACAACGCGGTGGATCTTGGGTTTTGAGCGCGTGTCAATTGCCTGCGTCCCGGTTTTGAGGGCGGATCGGATGATCTCATCCATACCGCGCAAGGTGTCAGGGTCTTGTAGCCAGCTTCGGATCAAGGTGATGCGCGATAACAAGGTCTGAGACAGATCACCCGCCTGCTGGCGCAGAGCGAGACCGGTTAGCGCGCCGGAGCTCACCGAGGCGTCTGTCGCAAGTAGCAGCGCTGCGGCGGCATCTCCACATAGGGACTCTGGTCGGGTAGCGAGTTTGCGAATGAAAGCAAAGCGTGCTTCTGGCGGCAAGGTTGGCAGCATCTCATCCAGCATCGCCAGCATGGCCGAAACCGAGTCTTCGCCGATGCCATTTAAGCCTTTGAAGATACCGTCGAACATCTCATCGGGGATGTCGGGAATGCCGTTGATGTCGGCAAAGGCATCCGGGTCTTCGGGGATGACCGCATGGGCCAGCGATGGTGGCGGGTCAGGCCCGCACGCGTCCAGGCGCTGGAGAGAGACAAGGCCGTTTGGGATGTCAGGTCGGCGTCGAGCAAGGCCACCACATCGCGCATGTCATCCAGTAAGGTGCGCCCTTTGCGCTGCCCGCTCTCATCGGCCATGCGGGCCTCATCCAGTGCGGCGACCAGCATCGCCATCTGGCCGTCCGACAATGGGCCACTCGCGGCCTCTTGGATCAGCGCAGCGCAAAGGTCCGGGCGCGCCAGAAGATCCTTGCCAAACTGCCGTAAAAGCTCTGACTGCTGCAACGGCAACTTTGGCGCTTCCACGGCCCGAACCATCTTTGAAAGAAACGCGTCCACCCTGATCCCCCTCGGTTGACATCATTGCATTGCAGAAAGTTTGGTTCTGTCCAAGGCAAAACCATATCTTGGCTGATCACTCGCCCGAAATCTGCCCTATCACGTTGCGAATTCGCGCGCGTTCCGCCTTGAGAGAGGCCCGCTAGGGAGCTGGCAATCGCTTCTCTTTGAGCAATGATTTGACGTCTTCCTGTGCCTTTTGCCAGGCTGGCAGGTGACGCGCGCGGATACAGGCGTTCGGGCATTTGGTTGACAGCCATAGCGCTGCCTGTGCGTCGCGGGCGTTACCAAAGCCATCTCAACGGCCAGGCGCCACCTTAACGGACTTCTCGAACCGCTTGTCCGCCGCCGCCGCTTCTTTCAAGAGCGCGTCGAAATTGTCAGGTGGGTTGCCATCTTCCAGCATTCCTTTGAACGTCGCATAGGCATCCGTCTTGCTGCCATAGGCGCGCAGGGTCTTGTCGTCGTTCACCCAGGCCACCACGATGACCTTTGCATCGCTGTTGAACCGATAGAACAGCCGATACTGCTGGAAGAATTTCGCCCGGAACCAGTGTTTGCGGTGATCGCCGAGTGTGCCGCCTTGGCGGAAGGCGGCGGCACCCGGATCTGCCGGTATGGCCTCGGTGACCAGCTTGAAGATGGCGGCCAGCCGTTTCGTGGAATTTTTCTTGCGCCAGGTCTTGGGATCGCGAGCCTTACGCGCCTCGACCTCCAGGGTCAGCCCTTCGAGCTGGTCCAGAAAGAGCGGATGCGCATAAATCGACCATCCGTTTACGACAAGTGGCGCTTGGGCGGGCATGCTATCGCCGCTCATTCATCCTCGAGCGATAGCGGCGCATCGAGATCGACGTCAACGTCTCCGACCAGTGCTGCAAGACGGTCATGCAAAGCCCCATCGAACGCCCGAATGCGGTCCGGATGCGCCTTGATATCGGCCTCGACAAAATCGAGAAAGGCTCCGAGCACGGGATCTTCCTCGTCGCTGCGCACGGGCTCGATATAGACCCTGCCACTCGGCTCGGTGCAGTAACGAATCTGGTCGCCCTTGCCCAGCTTGAGCTGTTTGCGCACACCCGCCGGCACGGTCGTCTGATACCGATCCGTGAGTTTCGAGACATCTTGTGCGAGGGCTGTCATGGCAGTCTCCTGAAGAAAAGGTTCTTTAAGAAAAGGTTCTTTGCTGCCCGCGATAGGTAATGCATTTGCATTGCCTTGTCAAGACAAGCCGCAGCATCTGCTGTCGCCGGGCAGGTCGATGAACCGTCCGGCGCAGGACCTAATCTCGCCTCGCCAGGAACTCCGCCAGCACTGGACTGGCAGCACCTTTCGCGGAGCTGAGCAGCTCCGAACCCGCAAGCGTGGCCTTCGAGAGGC
This portion of the Sulfitobacter faviae genome encodes:
- a CDS encoding DUF6915 family protein — its product is MAHPLHHAESSARKFGGVPSDYQAVHDWFDASKEHLALFTHRALRHHAQGLFEAERVFGLTLTNSAGREIPVRWIGEQHVREDCQGRIPSMADWLRRIQPEPWMANGHIDRHVGNEPCGDPRVAWATEVADGRTVLGLKDWMAARATPTTQSA
- a CDS encoding DUF6878 family protein produces the protein MTNPQIDYAAMAAQWRAERETTLKASRAELIAQLRALGISEVTAEYEGYGDSGNVEDVNVQPAEVKLPEALVTAVGDFAWSLAYHHHPGFENNEGGYGTLTWDITADSITLDHADRYVECSHSYDEGL
- a CDS encoding type II toxin-antitoxin system death-on-curing family toxin; protein product: MSDWVWIPLAASYVVHDRQIARHGGAPGTRDPALLEMGCTRAMNRASYEDVDVFAIAAAYAYGLAKAHAFVDGNKRTAFVAAFAFLRLNGVNLRPDPGKGVRMMEDLAADQVSEAAFSAWLRDLAAKTDDV
- a CDS encoding transcriptional regulator/antitoxin MazE, which encodes MIEAKIRKVGNSAVMTLSTEMLALLDAKEGDTLYAVRTDDGGLKLMTENPELQAALAAAEIVMDENRDLLQALA
- a CDS encoding StaA, which codes for MTAETKSHDAWFRSRVQEALKDPRPPISHAHALHQLQTLIDEKRQEQT
- a CDS encoding zincin-like metallopeptidase domain-containing protein; the encoded protein is MGNCMLCAQIGVEPEFDQSAAYVEGWLEAMKEIEISRLLSFGKLCCNVRSSRQ
- a CDS encoding UPF0149 family protein — translated: MEGFLTGLCTAPKFIKPSEWIVTIFNVVADDLASDADLQKLLDLIVIAYNHRLSLLRDGAPAEVLFPADPVLFSIWADGYLTAWEAHKPHWPNKSLGKDGKAMRALLEQAADFRTKPDQAPALHKWLIKQCDKQK
- a CDS encoding type II toxin-antitoxin system YhaV family toxin yields the protein MSGDSMPAQAPLVVNGWSIYAHPLFLDQLEGLTLEVEARKARDPKTWRKKNSTKRLAAIFKLVTEAIPADPGAAAFRQGGTLGDHRKHWFRAKFFQQYRLFYRFNSDAKVIVVAWVNDDKTLRAYGSKTDAYATFKGMLEDGNPPDNFDALLKEAAAADKRFEKSVKVAPGR
- a CDS encoding type II toxin-antitoxin system PrlF family antitoxin, whose protein sequence is MTALAQDVSKLTDRYQTTVPAGVRKQLKLGKGDQIRYCTEPSGRVYIEPVRSDEEDPVLGAFLDFVEADIKAHPDRIRAFDGALHDRLAALVGDVDVDLDAPLSLEDE